One part of the Flavobacterium johnsoniae UW101 genome encodes these proteins:
- a CDS encoding DUF1569 domain-containing protein, giving the protein MVIPAMQNVFHKQDCDQFISRINQLKIDSQPLWGKMSVDQMLAHCNVTYEMVYDNIHSKPNLLMRLLLKLLAKKQVVSEKPYPRNLGTAPQFIIKGDCNFELEKNRLISYILKTQELGENEFDGKESLSFGKLTSKEWNNMFAKHLDHHLSQFGV; this is encoded by the coding sequence ATGGTAATTCCAGCTATGCAAAACGTTTTTCATAAACAAGATTGCGATCAGTTTATTAGTAGAATCAATCAGCTTAAAATAGATTCTCAGCCTCTCTGGGGTAAAATGTCGGTTGACCAAATGCTGGCTCATTGTAATGTCACTTATGAAATGGTTTATGATAATATTCATTCTAAGCCAAATCTTTTAATGAGACTTTTGTTGAAACTTTTAGCTAAAAAACAAGTAGTCAGTGAAAAACCTTATCCAAGAAATCTTGGTACAGCTCCACAATTTATTATTAAAGGAGATTGTAATTTTGAATTGGAAAAAAACAGACTGATTTCTTATATACTAAAAACACAAGAATTAGGGGAAAATGAATTTGATGGAAAAGAGTCTCTTTCTTTTGGTAAATTAACTTCTAAAGAGTGGAATAATATGTTTGCGAAACATTTGGATCATCATTTATCTCAATTTGGCGTTTAA
- a CDS encoding nuclear transport factor 2 family protein, translating into MRVFLVLFFMFLGFYCNAQKQEVQKCIETFFEGFHQKDSIKMKLVCSDKIILQSISENPLKGNKLSDETAKEFYKSIASIPASMKFQEKILSYNIQIDGSMAHVWAPYEFYLNDKLSHAGVNTFTLFKEKDSWKIIYLIDTRRK; encoded by the coding sequence ATGAGAGTTTTTTTAGTTTTATTTTTTATGTTTTTGGGATTTTATTGTAATGCTCAGAAACAAGAAGTTCAAAAATGCATCGAGACATTTTTTGAAGGATTCCATCAAAAGGATTCTATTAAAATGAAATTGGTTTGTTCTGATAAAATTATCTTGCAGTCTATTAGTGAAAATCCTTTAAAAGGAAATAAATTATCTGATGAAACGGCTAAAGAGTTTTATAAATCAATTGCGTCAATTCCTGCAAGTATGAAATTTCAAGAGAAAATTTTGAGTTATAATATTCAAATTGACGGTTCGATGGCTCATGTTTGGGCTCCGTATGAATTTTATTTAAATGATAAATTAAGTCATGCAGGAGTAAACACTTTTACATTGTTTAAAGAAAAAGATTCCTGGAAAATTATTTACCTGATTGATACACGTAGAAAATAA
- a CDS encoding TolC family protein, whose product MRKLYALLLLVLFNQVVMAQKTVTLQDCESQFLKNNLFLLASHYNIDAAKAMTIQARIWDNPNLTAELNAYNPERDKFFDIGKQGQKVFGIEQLIYLGGKKRNEVKLAKTNEQLAELQFNDLLRTLKLQLRQSFYTVYYNTKSLEITDKQLVHIEDLINSYSIQAQKGNIPLRDVVRLQSLYLNFKNERMEVVNNSIEEQANLKLLLNSTETIIPDVSKDDFNKYLKIIPFDLKSFEDEAIANRPDYLAKQKEIEANELNVKWQKSLSVPDITLGANYDQRSGAFNNEANISVGIPLPLWNKNKGNIKNAQAVLAQSKVEKQNFNLQLETEITSAWNKWDESRKNYAVIKPTVNSDFEAVYNGILTNFQKRNISLLEFTDFMESYNQANIQVNELKKKLALSGEELNTTINKDLF is encoded by the coding sequence ATGAGAAAACTATATGCATTATTATTACTTGTACTTTTTAATCAGGTAGTTATGGCTCAAAAAACAGTCACTCTTCAAGATTGTGAGAGCCAGTTTTTAAAAAACAATCTTTTTTTGCTAGCCTCTCATTATAATATTGATGCCGCAAAAGCCATGACCATTCAGGCCCGAATATGGGATAATCCAAACCTTACTGCAGAATTAAACGCCTATAATCCTGAAAGGGATAAGTTTTTTGACATTGGCAAACAAGGACAAAAAGTATTTGGTATCGAACAGTTAATCTATTTAGGCGGAAAAAAACGTAATGAAGTTAAACTGGCAAAAACTAACGAACAATTAGCAGAACTTCAGTTCAATGATTTATTAAGAACATTAAAACTGCAGCTGCGCCAGAGTTTTTACACGGTTTATTACAACACAAAAAGTCTTGAAATAACTGATAAACAATTGGTTCATATTGAAGATTTAATAAACTCCTACTCTATTCAGGCTCAAAAAGGAAATATTCCTCTGCGAGATGTTGTGCGTTTACAGTCTCTGTATCTAAACTTTAAGAACGAACGAATGGAAGTCGTTAACAACAGCATTGAAGAGCAGGCAAATTTAAAATTACTGCTAAATTCAACTGAAACTATTATTCCTGATGTTTCTAAAGACGATTTTAATAAATACTTAAAAATAATTCCTTTTGATCTAAAATCTTTTGAAGATGAAGCAATTGCCAATCGTCCGGATTATTTAGCCAAACAAAAAGAAATTGAAGCTAATGAACTGAATGTAAAATGGCAAAAATCGCTTTCTGTACCAGATATAACTTTGGGCGCTAATTATGATCAGCGAAGCGGTGCATTTAATAATGAGGCTAATATTTCTGTTGGAATTCCGCTGCCGCTTTGGAACAAAAACAAAGGAAATATCAAAAATGCTCAGGCCGTTTTAGCCCAATCTAAAGTAGAAAAGCAAAACTTTAATCTTCAATTGGAAACCGAAATCACATCGGCATGGAATAAATGGGATGAATCCCGAAAAAACTATGCAGTTATAAAACCAACTGTAAACTCAGACTTTGAAGCGGTTTATAACGGAATCTTAACCAATTTCCAAAAAAGAAATATCAGCTTATTAGAATTTACCGATTTTATGGAAAGTTACAATCAGGCTAATATTCAGGTTAATGAATTGAAGAAAAAATTGGCTTTATCCGGCGAAGAATTAAATACTACTATCAACAAGGATTTATTTTAA
- a CDS encoding alpha/beta hydrolase, with protein sequence MAKKAINPTKSLKIPQIIIISAKICAFVSTKLATKFAARIFTTPIKHKVPKREFEMDRKSIQKNVYVPAINKSVVTYHYGQSERKVLLVHGWSGRGTQLFKIADELLANGYTTISFDAPAHGKSQGKTTIMSEFIASILEIEKQFGPFEFAIGHSLGGMSVLNAVKDGLKVNKAVIIGSGDIVQDILDEFIFKLKLNNEYSSRLRIFFEDLYKLKMDEFSAYRAAQKIKIPVLVIHDNDDPEVSVKAGIHIYENLENGSLFLTDGLGHRKILGNQIVIKKILEFIKIN encoded by the coding sequence ATGGCAAAAAAGGCAATTAATCCTACTAAATCATTAAAAATTCCACAGATAATTATAATATCTGCCAAAATTTGCGCATTTGTATCCACAAAACTGGCAACAAAATTCGCAGCAAGAATATTTACAACACCAATAAAACATAAAGTTCCCAAACGTGAGTTTGAAATGGATCGTAAAAGCATTCAAAAAAATGTTTATGTTCCCGCTATTAATAAAAGTGTTGTAACTTATCATTATGGCCAAAGTGAACGCAAAGTATTGTTGGTTCATGGATGGTCTGGCAGAGGAACACAGTTATTTAAAATAGCTGATGAACTTTTAGCAAATGGTTACACTACAATTAGTTTTGATGCTCCGGCACATGGAAAATCACAGGGAAAAACAACGATAATGTCTGAATTTATAGCTTCTATTCTGGAAATTGAAAAACAATTTGGACCTTTTGAATTTGCAATTGGACATTCATTAGGCGGTATGTCGGTATTAAATGCTGTCAAAGACGGTTTAAAAGTAAATAAAGCAGTTATAATTGGAAGCGGAGATATTGTGCAGGATATTTTAGATGAATTTATTTTCAAATTAAAACTCAATAATGAATACAGCAGCCGACTGAGAATCTTTTTTGAAGATTTGTATAAACTAAAAATGGATGAATTTTCGGCTTACCGGGCTGCGCAAAAAATTAAAATTCCGGTATTGGTAATACATGACAATGATGATCCTGAAGTTTCTGTAAAAGCAGGAATTCATATATATGAAAATCTGGAAAACGGCTCTTTATTTTTAACCGATGGATTAGGACACAGAAAAATACTTGGAAATCAAATTGTTATAAAAAAGATATTAGAATTCATTAAAATCAATTAA
- a CDS encoding endonuclease III domain-containing protein: MDLFGETENWETKLKPILKKYKHKKHPLDYQNTYQLLVMVVLSAQDSDANINKIAPALFEKYPTLKSLSKADIDTFISYISKVRNYPTKAQWLLEIAHTIQNDNDIPLTMSGLTALKGIGRKSANVILRETEQPAEGIIADLHVIRVAPRIGIIKESKDGNKVEKDLMQALPKSIWSEIGMAISFLGREICRPKPKCEECLLTEICLYYNTVVLKN; this comes from the coding sequence ATGGATTTGTTTGGCGAAACTGAAAATTGGGAAACTAAATTAAAACCCATTTTAAAAAAATACAAGCACAAAAAGCATCCTTTAGATTATCAAAACACATATCAGCTTTTGGTAATGGTAGTTTTATCTGCACAGGATTCTGATGCTAACATCAACAAGATTGCACCTGCATTATTTGAAAAATATCCAACTTTAAAAAGTCTGTCAAAAGCTGATATTGATACTTTTATTTCTTACATAAGTAAAGTACGTAATTATCCAACTAAGGCTCAATGGCTTTTAGAAATTGCACACACCATTCAAAATGATAATGATATTCCTTTAACAATGTCTGGTTTGACTGCCTTGAAAGGAATTGGAAGAAAATCTGCCAATGTAATTTTAAGAGAAACTGAACAGCCGGCTGAAGGAATTATTGCCGATTTACATGTAATTCGCGTAGCACCTAGAATTGGAATAATAAAGGAATCTAAAGATGGTAATAAAGTCGAAAAAGACTTAATGCAGGCTTTACCAAAAAGTATTTGGTCAGAAATTGGAATGGCAATTTCATTTTTAGGTCGTGAAATCTGCAGACCAAAACCAAAGTGTGAAGAATGTCTTTTAACAGAAATCTGTTTGTATTATAATACTGTCGTACTAAAAAATTAG
- a CDS encoding HAMP domain-containing sensor histidine kinase — translation MTLKNRISLLVSLLFTILFGLASTVIFVLYSNFRKEEFRERLEIKALSNIKLLVDVKEVDEQLLKMIDQNSINKLYDEKTLVFDSHFKLIYSSIDDAKINWSVEDLKYLKKHKTFFKQQGDYEVYGVFYDTKDKDFYALISATDDYGKRKLLFLRYTLVVSYIFFTCLCWVLTSFMVRKAMNPLGLFHQKIKNINENNLDTRIESKSNKDEIDLIANEFNFMMDRIEVSYQRQKEFTAHASHELRTPLSRITAQIENTIADSTTSLKGKNFLTAILSDVNHLTELISSLLILSKIDNNKNNEYNEIHRMDEILFSAIEDLKKSFPDFVILFEIEESENLDTALEIKGNKNLLEIAVINVLKNACVYSDNQQALVKISAPEDHLIISILNTGKTLSESEQKNLFEPFMRGENSKGTSGFGLGLRIVNRILKLHKSHITYTTPEDNVNLFQLFFH, via the coding sequence ATGACTTTAAAAAACAGAATATCATTATTAGTAAGTCTTTTGTTTACAATCCTTTTTGGATTGGCATCGACTGTGATATTTGTTTTATATTCTAATTTTAGAAAAGAAGAATTTCGTGAACGCCTTGAAATTAAAGCTCTTTCAAATATTAAACTTTTGGTTGATGTAAAAGAAGTTGACGAACAGCTTCTTAAAATGATTGACCAAAATTCAATCAATAAATTATATGATGAGAAAACATTAGTTTTTGACTCACATTTTAAACTTATTTACAGCAGTATCGATGATGCAAAAATCAATTGGTCTGTTGAAGATTTAAAATATCTTAAAAAACATAAAACCTTTTTCAAACAACAAGGCGATTATGAAGTTTACGGCGTTTTTTATGATACTAAAGACAAAGACTTTTATGCTTTAATTTCTGCTACGGATGATTATGGGAAAAGAAAACTGCTTTTTTTAAGATATACATTAGTTGTATCCTATATATTCTTTACATGTCTCTGCTGGGTTTTAACCTCTTTTATGGTTAGAAAAGCAATGAATCCTCTTGGATTATTTCATCAAAAAATTAAAAATATCAATGAAAACAATCTTGATACTCGTATTGAATCAAAAAGCAATAAAGACGAAATTGACTTAATTGCAAACGAGTTTAATTTCATGATGGACCGAATTGAAGTTTCCTATCAAAGACAGAAAGAATTTACGGCTCACGCTTCGCATGAATTAAGAACTCCTTTATCGAGAATTACTGCACAAATTGAAAATACTATAGCCGATTCGACGACATCTCTTAAAGGAAAAAACTTTCTAACTGCAATTTTATCCGATGTCAATCATTTAACTGAATTAATCAGCTCATTATTAATATTATCTAAAATTGATAATAATAAAAATAATGAATACAATGAAATTCACAGAATGGATGAGATTCTTTTCTCGGCTATTGAAGATCTAAAGAAAAGCTTTCCTGATTTTGTTATTTTATTTGAAATTGAAGAAAGCGAAAATTTAGACACAGCTCTGGAAATAAAAGGAAATAAAAACCTTTTGGAAATTGCTGTAATTAATGTTTTAAAAAATGCCTGTGTTTATTCAGATAATCAGCAGGCTTTAGTAAAAATAAGCGCGCCGGAAGATCATCTGATTATTTCTATTTTAAACACTGGAAAAACTTTAAGCGAAAGCGAACAAAAAAATCTTTTTGAACCTTTTATGAGAGGAGAAAATTCTAAAGGCACATCTGGTTTTGGATTGGGATTACGTATTGTAAACAGAATCTTAAAACTTCACAAATCTCACATAACTTACACTACACCAGAGGATAATGTAAATTTATTCCAATTATTCTTTCATTAA
- a CDS encoding DUF4294 domain-containing protein has product MRFTCCILFLLFISYTSEAQVTPKENQEMGYILTERDSILNDTIQLPEIIISKGEKMSAEELKQFQILQMRVYKVYPYARLAADRLTALNNGMARLKTSREKKKYFKIVEDYLNNEFEDRLKKLSRKQGQILVKLVHRQTGKTTYELIKTLKSGFKAFVSNTTANLFDISLKTEYKPFEVNEDYLIETILVRAFESGRLVNQPSANPVNYNNLMTHWEAKAKEINKK; this is encoded by the coding sequence ATGAGATTTACCTGCTGTATTTTATTTTTATTATTTATTTCATATACTAGTGAAGCCCAAGTTACTCCAAAAGAAAATCAAGAAATGGGGTATATTTTAACTGAAAGAGATTCAATCCTAAACGATACAATTCAATTGCCCGAAATTATTATTTCAAAAGGCGAGAAGATGAGTGCCGAAGAATTAAAGCAGTTTCAGATTTTACAAATGAGAGTATATAAGGTATATCCGTATGCAAGACTTGCAGCAGATAGACTAACAGCTTTAAATAATGGAATGGCCAGATTAAAAACGAGCCGTGAAAAAAAGAAGTATTTCAAAATTGTAGAAGACTATCTTAACAATGAATTTGAAGACAGACTTAAAAAGCTTTCCAGAAAACAAGGACAGATTCTTGTAAAGTTAGTACACCGCCAAACCGGAAAAACTACTTATGAGTTAATAAAAACTCTAAAAAGCGGTTTTAAGGCCTTTGTGTCAAATACAACAGCAAATTTATTTGATATAAGTTTAAAAACAGAATACAAACCTTTTGAAGTTAACGAAGACTATTTAATAGAAACAATCCTTGTCCGCGCATTTGAATCTGGACGTTTAGTAAATCAGCCTTCAGCCAATCCGGTAAATTATAATAATCTAATGACCCACTGGGAAGCAAAAGCTAAAGAGATCAATAAAAAATAA
- a CDS encoding glycogen synthase, with amino-acid sequence MEIFHISAECYPMAKVGGLADVVGALPKYQKNAGNDVRVVVPAYDTKFKKENNFECVHWGTVKLGNFNFPFSVLKESSDKLGYELYLIEIKELFNRPNVYGYEDDIERFLSFQIAVLDWIIARNKVPDIINCHDHHTGLIPFLLQFAYKYENLKDVKTVITIHNGLYQGWFGFDKLYYLPEFDLKHIGFLEWNNCINSLAVGVKCANAVTTVSPSYLNEINYSANGLESLFNSVRNKSKGILNGIDIEIWNPLKDQMIAANYSIENFEIGKQKNKEKLCEQFELDPSKPLFSFIGRLFEEKGGDLLPQASALALSEHFEEINILILGSGNAEIESQLTQLRNDYKGNYNVFIGYNEELAHLIYAGSDYILMPSRVEPCGLNQMYAMRYGTIPIVRRTGGLRDTVIDFGDDGNGICHDQASVGDICYSINRAVKLYDDKISFNTVLRRGMAADHSWERVCQEYIEIYNLIIQQK; translated from the coding sequence ATGGAAATATTTCATATTAGTGCAGAATGTTATCCAATGGCTAAAGTTGGCGGCTTGGCCGATGTTGTAGGCGCTTTGCCCAAATATCAAAAAAATGCAGGAAATGATGTAAGAGTTGTTGTTCCGGCTTATGATACGAAATTTAAAAAAGAGAATAATTTTGAGTGTGTACATTGGGGAACGGTTAAATTGGGAAATTTTAATTTTCCGTTTAGTGTTTTAAAAGAAAGTTCAGATAAATTAGGTTACGAGTTATATCTTATAGAAATCAAAGAATTATTTAATCGTCCAAATGTTTATGGTTATGAAGATGATATTGAACGATTTTTATCTTTTCAAATTGCGGTTTTAGATTGGATTATTGCACGAAATAAAGTTCCTGATATTATTAACTGCCACGATCATCACACTGGTTTAATTCCATTTTTATTACAATTTGCTTATAAATATGAAAACCTGAAAGATGTAAAAACTGTTATAACAATTCATAATGGATTGTATCAAGGATGGTTTGGTTTTGATAAGCTGTATTATTTACCAGAATTTGATTTAAAACATATTGGGTTTTTAGAATGGAATAATTGCATTAATTCACTAGCTGTTGGAGTAAAATGTGCGAATGCTGTAACAACAGTTTCTCCGAGTTATTTAAATGAAATTAATTACAGTGCAAATGGTTTAGAATCTCTGTTTAATTCTGTTCGAAATAAATCAAAAGGTATTTTAAACGGAATTGATATTGAAATTTGGAATCCGTTAAAAGATCAAATGATTGCAGCTAATTATTCAATAGAAAACTTTGAAATAGGGAAACAGAAAAATAAAGAAAAATTGTGCGAACAGTTTGAACTCGATCCTTCGAAACCATTGTTTAGCTTTATAGGGCGCTTGTTTGAAGAAAAGGGCGGAGATTTACTCCCGCAAGCTTCTGCATTAGCATTATCAGAGCATTTTGAAGAGATCAATATTTTAATTCTAGGTTCAGGAAATGCTGAAATAGAATCGCAGTTAACCCAGCTGCGTAATGATTATAAAGGAAATTACAATGTTTTTATTGGTTATAACGAAGAATTAGCACATTTGATTTACGCAGGTTCAGATTATATTTTAATGCCTTCAAGAGTAGAACCCTGCGGTTTAAACCAAATGTATGCGATGCGATACGGAACGATTCCGATTGTTAGGAGAACTGGAGGATTAAGAGATACGGTTATTGATTTTGGAGATGATGGAAACGGAATCTGTCACGATCAGGCTTCGGTTGGAGATATTTGTTATTCAATAAACCGTGCGGTTAAATTGTATGACGATAAAATAAGTTTTAATACCGTTTTAAGACGAGGAATGGCAGCAGATCATTCCTGGGAAAGAGTGTGCCAAGAATATATCGAAATATACAACTTAATAATTCAGCAAAAATGA
- a CDS encoding response regulator transcription factor, which yields MKILLLEDDFTLSKEISAFFTTKQFECTPYYDGSLLLKKYFPYEYDLIILDINVPGINGIEVCKGIREIDKKTPIIMLTAFSEIEDKLASFDSGADDYLVKPFHFEELYARISSLLRRKEIPQQTEKKIIIEDLEILEDEMKVLRSGEEIKLTPKEFKLILILAHAKGKVLSKQFIAEKLWDYHIETNQNTIEVYINFLRKKIDKDHETKLIKTKIGYGYYLSNEE from the coding sequence ATGAAAATATTACTGCTCGAAGACGATTTTACTTTGTCTAAAGAAATATCGGCTTTTTTTACCACTAAACAATTCGAGTGTACACCGTATTATGATGGATCTTTACTGCTTAAAAAATACTTTCCGTATGAATATGATTTAATAATTCTGGATATTAATGTTCCGGGAATAAATGGTATTGAGGTTTGTAAAGGTATTCGTGAAATTGATAAAAAAACGCCAATTATAATGCTGACGGCTTTTAGTGAAATTGAAGACAAACTGGCTTCCTTTGACAGTGGTGCTGATGATTATCTGGTTAAACCTTTTCATTTTGAAGAATTATATGCCCGTATTTCATCATTGCTTAGGAGAAAAGAAATTCCTCAGCAAACAGAAAAAAAGATCATTATAGAAGATTTAGAAATTCTGGAAGATGAAATGAAAGTTTTACGTTCTGGTGAAGAAATTAAGCTGACTCCAAAAGAGTTTAAACTAATTCTAATTTTAGCCCATGCAAAAGGAAAAGTTTTGTCTAAGCAATTTATTGCCGAGAAACTTTGGGATTATCATATTGAAACCAATCAAAATACGATTGAAGTTTATATAAATTTTCTTAGAAAAAAAATCGATAAAGATCACGAAACAAAACTCATAAAAACCAAAATTGGTTACGGATATTATTTAAGTAACGAGGAATGA
- a CDS encoding M42 family metallopeptidase, whose translation MSTKSILNDTSIAFLESYLNNASPTGYESEGQKLWMNYLKPYVDTFITDTYGTAVGVINPDAPFKVVIEGHADEISWYVNYITDDGLLYVIRNGGSDHQIAPSKRVNIHTKKGIVKGVFGWPAIHTRLRDKEEIPKLSNIFIDLGCETKEQVEAMGVHVGCVITYPDEFMILNENKFVCRAIDNRMGGFMIAEVARLLKENKKTLPFGLYIVNSVQEEIGLRGAEMIAHTIKPNVAIVTDVCHDTTTPMIDKKVEGDLKMGKGPVIAYSPAIQNKLRDLIVDIAEEKKIPFQRHATSRATGTDTDAFAYSNGGVASALISLPLRYMHTTVEMVHRDDVENVIQLIYESLLKIENNETFSYFK comes from the coding sequence ATGAGTACAAAATCTATCTTAAATGATACCTCTATAGCTTTTTTAGAAAGCTATCTAAATAATGCTTCGCCGACTGGTTACGAAAGTGAAGGGCAAAAACTTTGGATGAATTATTTAAAACCTTATGTAGATACTTTTATCACTGATACATATGGTACAGCGGTTGGAGTTATTAATCCTGATGCTCCTTTTAAGGTTGTTATTGAAGGTCATGCTGATGAAATTTCATGGTATGTAAACTATATTACAGATGATGGTTTATTATATGTAATTAGAAACGGTGGATCTGATCACCAGATTGCACCTTCAAAAAGAGTAAATATTCATACCAAAAAAGGGATCGTAAAGGGTGTCTTTGGATGGCCTGCAATTCATACACGTTTAAGAGACAAGGAAGAAATCCCAAAATTAAGCAACATATTTATTGATTTAGGATGCGAAACTAAGGAACAAGTTGAAGCAATGGGAGTTCATGTAGGCTGTGTAATTACCTATCCTGATGAATTTATGATTTTGAATGAAAACAAATTTGTGTGCCGTGCGATAGACAACAGAATGGGCGGTTTTATGATTGCCGAAGTTGCTCGTTTATTAAAGGAAAACAAAAAAACACTTCCTTTTGGTTTGTATATAGTAAATTCTGTTCAGGAAGAAATTGGTCTTCGCGGTGCAGAAATGATCGCTCATACAATTAAACCAAATGTTGCTATTGTTACTGATGTCTGTCACGATACCACTACTCCTATGATTGATAAAAAAGTCGAAGGTGATTTAAAAATGGGTAAAGGACCAGTTATTGCATATTCGCCGGCAATCCAAAATAAACTTCGCGATTTAATTGTAGACATTGCAGAAGAAAAGAAAATACCTTTCCAGCGTCATGCTACTTCTCGTGCAACGGGTACAGATACTGATGCTTTTGCATATAGCAATGGTGGTGTAGCTTCAGCATTAATTTCTCTTCCTTTAAGATACATGCATACTACTGTAGAAATGGTGCATAGAGATGATGTTGAAAATGTAATTCAATTGATTTATGAGTCCTTATTGAAAATTGAGAATAACGAAACATTCTCTTATTTCAAATAA
- a CDS encoding glucose-1-phosphate adenylyltransferase, producing MKFKKKNVVAIILGGGQGSRLFPLTETRSKPAVPIGGKYRLVDIPISNCINSDIFKIFVLTQFNSASLNAHIKNTFNFSIFSQSFVDILAAEQTPDNPTWFQGTADAVRQCMSHFLKHDFDHALILSGDQLYQMDFNEMLEAHIAADAEISIATLPVNAKDAPEFGILKTDHENNIHAFIEKPDASLLPEWESEVSEQMQEKGKKYLASMGIYIFNKSLLEELMADQETKDFGKEIIPQAVGKHKILSYQYEGYWTDIGNIESFFEANIGLTADIPEFNLFDNENKIFTRPRLLPPSKFRNSIINQSLISEGCIINAKEIKSSVIGIRSRIGEGTVLENCYVMGNDFYQDLDELNHDSSINKTHVGIGENCFIKNALIDKNVRIGNNVHISGGKHLDNFTNELYSIKDGIVVIKKGVTLSDNFRIE from the coding sequence ATGAAATTTAAAAAGAAAAATGTAGTTGCCATTATTTTAGGAGGAGGACAGGGATCACGTTTATTCCCGTTAACAGAAACAAGATCAAAACCGGCTGTCCCAATTGGAGGAAAATATCGTTTGGTCGATATTCCGATTTCAAATTGTATCAATTCTGATATTTTTAAAATATTCGTATTGACACAGTTTAACTCTGCATCTTTAAATGCACATATTAAAAACACTTTCAATTTTAGTATTTTCAGTCAGTCATTTGTCGACATTTTGGCAGCAGAACAAACTCCTGATAATCCAACCTGGTTTCAGGGAACTGCCGACGCTGTAAGGCAATGTATGTCACATTTTTTGAAACACGATTTCGATCATGCCTTGATTCTTTCAGGAGATCAGCTGTATCAAATGGATTTCAACGAAATGCTGGAAGCACATATTGCTGCTGACGCTGAAATTTCGATTGCAACCCTGCCTGTAAATGCTAAAGATGCTCCGGAATTTGGAATTTTAAAAACCGATCATGAAAATAATATTCATGCTTTTATAGAAAAACCAGATGCTTCATTACTGCCTGAATGGGAATCTGAAGTAAGCGAACAAATGCAGGAAAAAGGAAAAAAATATCTTGCCTCAATGGGAATTTATATTTTCAATAAATCGCTGCTTGAAGAATTAATGGCGGATCAGGAAACAAAAGATTTTGGAAAAGAAATTATTCCTCAAGCCGTTGGAAAACACAAAATATTAAGTTATCAATATGAAGGTTATTGGACAGATATTGGAAACATTGAATCATTTTTTGAAGCCAATATTGGTTTAACTGCAGATATTCCTGAATTTAATTTATTTGATAACGAAAATAAAATCTTTACAAGACCAAGATTATTACCGCCTTCTAAATTTAGAAATTCCATTATCAATCAATCCTTGATTTCTGAAGGCTGTATTATTAATGCAAAAGAAATAAAAAGCTCAGTAATTGGCATTCGTTCGAGAATTGGAGAAGGAACAGTGCTTGAAAATTGTTATGTAATGGGGAACGATTTTTATCAGGATTTAGACGAATTGAATCATGACAGCAGTATTAACAAAACTCATGTTGGTATTGGTGAAAATTGTTTTATTAAAAATGCACTGATAGATAAAAATGTACGTATTGGGAACAATGTTCACATTAGCGGCGGAAAGCATTTAGATAACTTTACAAATGAATTATACAGTATTAAAGACGGAATTGTTGTAATTAAAAAAGGTGTTACTTTATCAGACAACTTTAGAATTGAATAA